One Myotis daubentonii chromosome 3, mMyoDau2.1, whole genome shotgun sequence genomic window carries:
- the LOC132229294 gene encoding fatty acid-binding protein, heart has translation MADAFAGTWKLVDSKNFDDYMKSIGVGFATRQVASMTKPTTIIEINGDTITLKTQSTFKNTEISFKLGVEFDETTADDRKVKSTVTLDGGKLVHVQKWDGQETKLVRELVDGKLILTLTHGNVVCTRTYEKEA, from the coding sequence ATGGCGGACGCCTTCGCAGGCACCTGGAAGCTGGTGGACAGCAAGAATTTCGATGACTACATGAAGTCCATCGGTGTGGGTTTTGCTACCAGGCAGGTGGCCAGTATGACCAAGCCTACCACAATCATTGAAATAAATGGGGATACGATCACCCTAAAAACACAAAGCACCTTCAAGAACACGGAGATCAGCTTCAAGCTGGGGGTGGAGTTTGACGAGACAACGGCAGATGACCGGAAGGTCAAGTCCACCGTGACGCTGGATGGAGGCAAACTTGTCCACGTGCAGAAATGGGATGGGCAAGAAACAAAACTTGTGCGGGAGCTCGTGGATGGCAAACTCATCCTGACGCTCACCCACGGCAATGTAGTGTGTACGCGCACTTACGAGAAGGAGGCATGA